A segment of the Fibrobacter sp. UBA4297 genome:
GTCTGTTAAGACTTCCTCCTCTTCCTCTGTCATTCCCGCCTCGAGCGGGAATCTCCCTTCATCTTCTAGCAAAAAAGTTGAGTCTAGTTCTAGTCAAAAGATTGTCTCTTCTTCTTCTGTCGCTCCTGCATCGAGTTCAAGTAAAAACGTGTCTAGCAGTAGCGAGTATGTTCCTTATGACCACTATATTTGCTTGGCGTGGAACTTGAATATTGATAAGAGCGTTTACAAGCAGTTTACCGATACTCGTAATGGTCGCAGCTACTATTACTACACGGCGAAATCGCATAAGACGGGGAGAAAGGTCACCGTCATGGCTGAAAACTTGAATATCGGTGAAATGGTTCCTGGCGAAAATGACCAGAATGACGATACGAAGATTGAACGCTATTGCTACAATAACGATACCATGAATTGTGACAAATATGGTGGCTTGTACTAGTGGGCTGAAATGTGATGCTGTTGCCTAGCCGTTGCAATACAGAAAGTTGCTAAAAAAAAATCAGACGAGATTATCGAGGAATTTGTCCTGAAGGATGGCGCTTGTTTACTTGGGGTGATTACGAAATAATAAGAGATTATAATGACAAATATGGTGATGGGATAAAAGGCCTTCGCTCACAATGTTTCCATGGTAACAATGCGAGTGGATTTTCCTTGATTGGAACAGGAAGAAGAACTATAGATGGAGAATTTGATGGCCTAAATGAATCTGTTTATTGGGTGTATCCGCAAGAACATGAGTATGATGTTGCTGAGTATGCGAATGCGGCGTATGTTATGAGCAGTGTCAATGACAATACAGGTACTGCTAAAAATCGACGTGCAGAAAAATTAGGTGGACGACCAGTTCGCTGTACGAAAATAGAATAGGGTCCTTATAAATATAGGGCGGATTGCATCCGCCTTTCTTGCAACGCTAAAACTCGATAGCAGTGAACCCAAGCAAGCCGAGCTTCTCGTTTGTGTTATTGAAGAATACAAGAGCTATCCTGAAACGTGGGTTATCCCGCAGCTTGTGAAGTACATTTTTAACGGAGAAAATTGAAGAAACATCTGAAACCGTCCATGACTGGATTCAAGTCTCTCCCTTGCGAAGAAGAAATTCTTTCAAGAAAGTATTGATTGTTCAAAAATTCCGAACCGACTCCTCCATCTCGCCCCCTTGCCATTTTCCTCGAATCTTTGTATATTCATGCACATGAGAAAAACCTTGAACCTTCTACTTCTACTTAGCATCGCTACCGAAGCGAGGTTTTAGGGATTTTTCAAAGATTTTCAAACGAATTTCAACCTAAAATCGCCCGCTTCGAGAACGAAGCGGGTTCTTTTTTATGGCGAAATTCTATTTTTGGAATTGAAAAATTAAAGGAACTTTGCGGTCTTGAAGCCGGCAAGGAGATAAAAAATGACTGAAACGAGAAAACCATTCTTCTATGACGTAACACTGCGTGATGGTAACCAGGCGCTCCCGAA
Coding sequences within it:
- a CDS encoding FISUMP domain-containing protein; this encodes MCPEGWRLFTWGDYEIIRDYNDKYGDGIKGLRSQCFHGNNASGFSLIGTGRRTIDGEFDGLNESVYWVYPQEHEYDVAEYANAAYVMSSVNDNTGTAKNRRAEKLGGRPVRCTKIE